A genomic window from Methanovulcanius yangii includes:
- a CDS encoding queuosine precursor transporter, with the protein MLDEGMIWVYWLIGLTFVTYLSAYIVRHHREYAFAALTGFFIIYAGASQFLATRVIIFDLLTVSFFAPASVFVFPFVAQVLDMINEVYGQRMTHVAILIAFATQVLLMIFIAIGNALTPAPFFGYEEAWQNIFALSLRITAASWMAFLITANLDAYIFASLKRRFLQREEAFPVSTYLNPYVWLRSTVSDAISLTLDSVIFVSLAFFGVAPLLPLIIGQIVAKNIVGFLDNPWFVWYKGMIQKGERPGPDVRIHH; encoded by the coding sequence ATGCTTGACGAGGGTATGATCTGGGTCTACTGGTTGATCGGGCTCACATTTGTTACGTACCTTTCGGCGTATATTGTGCGACACCACCGCGAATACGCCTTCGCCGCCCTCACCGGGTTTTTCATCATTTATGCAGGGGCCTCGCAGTTCCTTGCCACCCGGGTAATCATCTTCGATCTCCTGACGGTTTCCTTCTTTGCCCCTGCATCCGTCTTCGTCTTTCCCTTCGTTGCACAGGTACTCGACATGATCAACGAAGTCTACGGTCAGAGGATGACGCATGTGGCTATACTGATCGCCTTTGCCACCCAGGTGCTCCTCATGATCTTCATCGCCATAGGAAACGCCCTCACCCCCGCACCCTTTTTCGGCTATGAAGAAGCCTGGCAGAACATCTTTGCCCTCTCTCTGCGAATTACCGCAGCGAGCTGGATGGCGTTTTTGATCACCGCCAATTTGGACGCCTATATATTTGCCAGCCTGAAGAGAAGGTTTTTGCAGCGGGAGGAGGCCTTTCCTGTGAGCACGTATCTGAATCCGTATGTCTGGCTCCGCTCCACTGTGAGCGATGCGATAAGCCTCACGCTGGACTCAGTCATCTTCGTGTCATTGGCCTTCTTCGGAGTTGCTCCCCTGCTCCCGCTGATCATCGGACAGATCGTCGCGAAAAATATTGTCGGTTTCCTGGACAATCCCTGGTTCGTCTGGTACAAGGGTATGATCCAAAAAGGAGAGCGGCCAGGGCCTGACGTAAGGATTCACCATTGA
- the htpX gene encoding zinc metalloprotease HtpX — MKWKKDWGLTSRVILTWALLLLVYLIFLAVLNVILPNMFGALLAFVFIFAFIQYFFSSKLVLMSTRARVVSADEYPELHAMIAKLAAEADLPMPKIAIMQSPVPNAFATGRNPKNAVVAATDSIMRTLDRDELEAVLAHELAHVKNRDILTMTVASFVAMLASIIMQNALFASLFSGRENNGAWIVAWIVSIVVWIVATILMMSLSRYREFAADRGSAYITKNPAALKNALIKISGRMDRVPVQEKQKVEGANMFYIIPALSGKSLTELFSTHPPLEKRIAALEAIEAEMRGA; from the coding sequence ATGAAATGGAAGAAAGACTGGGGGCTGACCTCCCGCGTCATCCTGACATGGGCCCTCCTCCTGCTCGTCTACCTGATCTTCCTGGCGGTGCTCAACGTAATCCTCCCGAATATGTTCGGAGCACTGCTGGCGTTCGTCTTCATCTTCGCCTTCATCCAGTACTTCTTCTCGTCGAAGCTGGTGCTGATGAGTACCCGGGCCCGGGTGGTGTCGGCGGATGAATATCCGGAACTGCATGCGATGATAGCAAAGCTTGCGGCTGAGGCCGACCTTCCCATGCCAAAGATTGCGATTATGCAGTCACCGGTGCCGAATGCATTTGCGACCGGAAGAAACCCGAAGAACGCCGTGGTTGCGGCCACGGACTCGATCATGCGGACTCTTGACCGGGACGAGCTCGAGGCGGTCCTCGCCCATGAGCTAGCGCACGTGAAGAACCGCGATATCCTCACGATGACGGTGGCAAGTTTCGTTGCGATGCTCGCCTCCATCATCATGCAGAATGCACTCTTCGCCTCCCTCTTCTCCGGCAGGGAGAACAACGGTGCATGGATTGTGGCATGGATCGTCTCCATCGTCGTCTGGATTGTCGCGACCATCCTCATGATGAGCCTCTCCCGGTACCGCGAGTTTGCCGCCGACCGGGGAAGCGCCTACATCACGAAGAACCCGGCGGCGCTGAAGAATGCGCTGATCAAGATCAGCGGCCGCATGGACCGCGTGCCGGTCCAGGAGAAGCAGAAGGTGGAGGGGGCAAATATGTTCTACATCATCCCCGCCCTCTCCGGAAAGAGCCTCACTGAGCTCTTCTCCACCCACCCGCCGCTTGAAAAGCGCATTGCCGCTCTCGAGGCAATCGAGGCGGAGATGCGGGGGGCGTAA
- a CDS encoding sulfide-dependent adenosine diphosphate thiazole synthase yields the protein MTPKELDEVVISRAILEEQNTVLMDYLDFDCAVVGAGPSGLTAAAYLAEAGVKTGVIEKKLSVGGGMWGGGMMFPRIVVQSEARPILDTFGISYREYRENYYVASSVEAVAHLTAAACDAGAEFFNVTMVEDVVVKGDGRVSGLVINWSAVEMAHLHIDPLTLRTQYTIDATGHDATVAHQVKAKGGDLPIAGEGFMWADRAEANIIGHTKEVFPGLIVAGMAANAVGGESRMGPIFGGMLLSGRRAAELVIEKLS from the coding sequence ATGACACCAAAGGAACTCGATGAAGTAGTGATCAGCCGTGCGATTCTCGAAGAACAGAATACCGTCCTGATGGACTACCTCGACTTCGACTGTGCGGTCGTCGGCGCCGGTCCCTCCGGCCTTACTGCCGCGGCATACCTCGCCGAGGCGGGGGTCAAGACCGGCGTCATCGAAAAGAAGCTCTCGGTGGGGGGCGGCATGTGGGGCGGCGGCATGATGTTCCCCCGCATCGTTGTCCAGTCCGAGGCCCGGCCCATTCTCGATACATTCGGTATCTCCTACAGGGAATACCGGGAGAACTACTACGTCGCATCCTCCGTCGAGGCGGTCGCCCACCTGACGGCCGCTGCCTGCGATGCCGGCGCGGAATTTTTCAATGTCACGATGGTGGAGGATGTCGTGGTTAAGGGTGATGGACGCGTCTCGGGCCTCGTCATCAACTGGTCCGCGGTCGAGATGGCACACCTCCACATCGACCCCCTGACGCTCAGGACACAGTACACGATCGACGCCACCGGCCACGACGCGACGGTCGCCCACCAGGTGAAGGCCAAGGGCGGCGACCTGCCCATCGCCGGCGAAGGGTTCATGTGGGCCGACCGTGCCGAGGCTAACATCATCGGGCATACAAAGGAGGTCTTCCCAGGCCTCATCGTCGCCGGGATGGCGGCAAATGCCGTTGGAGGCGAGAGCCGGATGGGCCCCATCTTCGGCGGCATGCTTCTCTCCGGGCGCCGTGCGGCAGAACTGGTCATCGAGAAGCTCTCCTGA